A window from Poseidonibacter antarcticus encodes these proteins:
- the gap gene encoding type I glyceraldehyde-3-phosphate dehydrogenase has protein sequence MAVKVAINGLGRIGRCVAKIVASRNDVELVAVNASGSEEMIQYNLRYDTVHGNKQDIKVENGFITIGTDKAKLLSERDPSKLDFATYGADVVLECTGAFLTQEACQAYVDNGVKKVVMSAPAKDDTPTFVMGVNEKTYKGQAIVSNASCTTNGLAPVAKVLDDTYGIEKGLMTTIHSYTSSQPILDAKDKKDPRKGRAGATNLIPASTGAAKAIGKVMPHLNGKLNGQAIRVPTPNVSLVDLTVTLKKDTSLEEIQAAFSNASTGNLKGILGVDTEGRVSSDFNGEILSSVVPLDTIQLIENNMVKVLSWYDNEWGYSTRLVDMGVHVTRN, from the coding sequence ATGGCTGTTAAAGTTGCAATTAACGGATTAGGAAGAATTGGAAGATGTGTAGCAAAAATTGTTGCTTCAAGAAATGATGTTGAATTAGTGGCTGTAAATGCTAGTGGTAGTGAAGAAATGATTCAATATAATCTAAGATATGATACTGTTCATGGAAATAAACAAGATATAAAAGTTGAAAATGGGTTTATTACTATTGGAACAGATAAAGCAAAATTATTAAGCGAACGTGATCCATCAAAATTGGATTTTGCAACATATGGTGCTGATGTTGTTTTAGAATGTACGGGTGCATTTTTAACGCAAGAAGCGTGTCAAGCATATGTAGATAATGGAGTTAAGAAAGTAGTTATGTCTGCTCCTGCAAAAGATGATACTCCAACTTTTGTAATGGGTGTAAATGAGAAAACTTATAAAGGTCAAGCTATTGTTTCAAATGCTTCTTGTACGACAAATGGTTTAGCACCAGTTGCGAAAGTACTTGATGATACATATGGAATTGAAAAAGGTTTAATGACTACTATACATTCATATACAAGCTCTCAACCTATCTTAGATGCAAAAGATAAAAAAGATCCAAGAAAAGGAAGAGCAGGGGCTACAAATTTAATTCCAGCATCAACAGGTGCTGCTAAAGCCATTGGTAAAGTTATGCCTCACTTAAATGGTAAATTAAATGGTCAAGCAATTAGAGTTCCAACTCCAAATGTTTCATTAGTGGATTTAACAGTTACGCTTAAAAAAGATACAAGTCTTGAAGAAATTCAAGCAGCATTTTCAAATGCTTCAACAGGAAATTTAAAAGGAATTTTAGGTGTTGATACAGAAGGAAGAGTAAGTTCTGATTTTAATGGAGAAATATTATCATCAGTTGTTCCTTTAGATACAATTCAGCTTATTGAAAATAATATGGTAAAAGTTCTTTCATGGTACGACAACGAATGGGGATACTCAACAAGACTTGTAGACATGGGTGTTCACGTAACAAGAAATTAA
- a CDS encoding L,D-transpeptidase family protein, protein MKIIKILASIFLIIFFTACSSKIADKNQMKLKNSQNTIFAEQEAIIKDISGLTYKEVEFLEILQSDKYASLCGSKDEFHKILHLPNNYKKSKKLEELFYTYTKNLSNSCINQSAFKKQLKQKKYKDLNQDYEVYNVNINKSKLLKKYHSDIPIKDILDKYAPRHPQFFELIKKLDKNSLSQEKYNKLRLNIERLKLLKYSNSNNFIQLNIPTHNFTFYEDGKKTKSFGTVVGDKNTQTPILSSKLVYFIVNPTWNIPDSIAKKSIIPKALKDKNYLKKKNIVIRKSYKLSSKKYTFKDIKWKKYLKTNVKYIPYKFIQLPSNTNGMGRMKFIFPNNYAVYMHDTIGTWRFKSSKQKIRFTSHGCVRLEHPLSLMKYLSKNYTKYSYTKIRKIYDSKKTDTIRLNKKLPIHLTYQTVQINNGKLSFYNDVYGYDKIQKLNF, encoded by the coding sequence GCCAAAATACTATATTTGCAGAACAAGAAGCTATAATAAAAGATATTTCTGGATTAACCTATAAAGAAGTTGAATTTCTAGAAATATTACAAAGTGATAAATATGCCTCTTTATGTGGAAGCAAAGATGAGTTTCATAAAATTCTACATTTACCAAATAATTATAAAAAATCTAAAAAACTAGAGGAACTTTTTTATACTTATACAAAAAATTTAAGTAATTCATGTATTAATCAAAGTGCATTTAAAAAGCAATTAAAACAAAAAAAATATAAAGATTTAAATCAGGATTATGAAGTTTATAATGTAAATATAAATAAATCTAAGTTATTAAAAAAGTATCATTCAGATATTCCAATTAAAGATATTTTAGATAAATATGCACCAAGACACCCACAATTTTTTGAATTAATAAAAAAACTTGATAAAAATTCATTGTCACAAGAAAAGTACAATAAATTAAGACTAAATATAGAAAGACTTAAACTTTTAAAGTATTCTAATAGTAATAATTTTATTCAATTAAATATTCCTACACATAATTTCACTTTTTATGAAGATGGGAAAAAAACAAAAAGTTTTGGGACTGTTGTAGGAGATAAAAATACTCAAACTCCTATACTTTCGAGTAAATTAGTATATTTTATAGTTAATCCTACATGGAATATCCCTGATTCAATCGCTAAAAAATCGATTATACCAAAAGCTTTAAAAGATAAAAACTATCTTAAAAAGAAAAATATTGTAATAAGAAAGAGCTACAAACTAAGCTCTAAAAAATATACATTTAAAGATATAAAATGGAAAAAATATTTAAAGACAAATGTTAAGTATATTCCATATAAATTTATTCAACTTCCATCAAATACAAATGGAATGGGAAGAATGAAGTTTATTTTTCCAAATAATTATGCTGTTTATATGCACGATACAATAGGGACATGGAGATTTAAATCAAGTAAGCAAAAGATTAGATTTACAAGTCATGGTTGTGTTAGATTAGAACATCCATTAAGTTTAATGAAATACTTATCTAAAAATTATACAAAGTATTCATATACTAAAATCAGAAAAATTTATGATAGTAAAAAAACTGATACAATTAGATTAAATAAAAAACTTCCTATTCATTTAACATATCAAACTGTTCAAATTAATAATGGTAAATTGTCATTTTATAATGATGTTTATGGATATGATAAAATTCAGAAGTTAAACTTCTAG
- the fabI gene encoding enoyl-ACP reductase FabI: MFMKGKKGVILGVANNKSIAYGIAKACSEQGAQIAFTYLNDSLKKRVEPIAKEFGSENFVYPCDVSNPLEIKALKESLEKDMGQIDFIVHSIAFAPKSGLSGRFYDITKDAFDIAMDVSVYSLIEVVRELKPLLSEQSSVLTLTYYGGAKYIPNYNLMGVAKAALEMTTKYLAEDLGQDGIRVNAISAGPIKTLAAAGISDFRFMLKWNEAHSPLKKNVTTTEVGNSGMYLLSDLSSAVTGEIHYVDCGYNIMGMPAVKFDENDKPTIAWNGVDK; the protein is encoded by the coding sequence ATGTTTATGAAAGGTAAAAAAGGTGTAATTTTAGGTGTTGCAAATAATAAGTCAATAGCTTATGGTATTGCAAAAGCATGTTCTGAACAAGGTGCGCAAATTGCATTTACATACTTAAATGATTCTTTAAAAAAAAGAGTTGAGCCAATAGCTAAAGAGTTCGGAAGTGAAAACTTTGTATACCCTTGTGATGTATCAAATCCTTTAGAAATTAAGGCATTAAAAGAGTCATTAGAAAAAGATATGGGTCAAATTGATTTTATTGTTCATTCAATTGCATTTGCTCCAAAATCTGGATTATCTGGAAGATTTTATGATATTACTAAAGATGCTTTTGATATAGCTATGGATGTATCTGTTTATTCTTTAATTGAAGTTGTAAGAGAGTTAAAACCTTTATTATCAGAACAATCTTCTGTATTAACATTAACTTATTATGGTGGAGCTAAATATATTCCTAATTATAATTTAATGGGTGTTGCAAAAGCAGCTTTAGAAATGACTACAAAATATTTAGCAGAAGACTTAGGGCAAGATGGAATTAGAGTAAATGCTATTTCAGCAGGTCCTATTAAAACTTTAGCAGCTGCTGGTATTAGTGATTTTAGATTTATGCTTAAATGGAATGAAGCTCATTCTCCATTAAAGAAAAATGTAACAACTACTGAAGTTGGAAATTCAGGGATGTATTTACTTTCTGATTTATCAAGTGCTGTTACAGGGGAAATTCATTATGTAGATTGTGGTTACAATATTATGGGTATGCCAGCTGTAAAATTTGATGAAAATGATAAACCAACAATTGCTTGGAATGGTGTTGATAAGTAA
- the hisC gene encoding histidinol-phosphate transaminase yields MNFNKVLDNVPIYEAGKPIELVVREYGVNPKDIIKLASNENPYGTSPKVVSKIKEIVQSMSVYPDDSMYELKEALANKFDVESSNIIIGSGSDQILEFCVHAKCDKNSKVLMSKTTFAMYEIYGKQAGSTIIKTEDGEHNLKQFSSMYKEYGADIIFLCLPNNPLGECLDRDDVYAFLETINKDTLVIIDGAYQEYGAFKDEKKRINPKELINSFPNCIYLGTFSKAYALGGMRVGYGIAQEDIIKTLYKLRAPFNITTLTLAAAIEALKDEEFVQDCIAKNFEEMKRYEQYAREKGFDYIDSYTNFITLKFASLYSSKKVAQELLERGLIVRDLTGYGINAIRITIGSNDQNTKVFKLLDEVLEKLK; encoded by the coding sequence ATGAATTTTAATAAAGTATTAGACAATGTTCCAATTTATGAAGCTGGTAAACCAATTGAATTAGTTGTAAGAGAATATGGAGTTAATCCAAAAGATATTATAAAATTAGCATCAAATGAAAATCCATATGGAACATCACCAAAAGTAGTTTCTAAAATAAAAGAAATAGTGCAAAGTATGTCTGTATATCCCGATGATTCAATGTATGAATTAAAAGAAGCACTTGCTAATAAATTTGATGTAGAATCTTCAAATATAATTATAGGTTCAGGAAGTGACCAAATATTAGAATTTTGTGTACATGCTAAATGTGATAAAAACTCAAAGGTATTAATGAGTAAAACAACATTTGCAATGTATGAGATTTATGGGAAACAAGCAGGTTCAACAATTATTAAAACAGAAGACGGTGAACATAATTTAAAACAATTTTCATCAATGTATAAAGAATATGGTGCTGATATTATTTTTCTTTGTTTACCTAATAATCCTTTAGGTGAATGTTTAGATAGAGATGATGTTTATGCATTTTTAGAAACAATTAATAAAGATACTTTAGTAATTATTGATGGAGCCTACCAAGAATATGGTGCATTTAAAGATGAAAAGAAAAGAATCAATCCTAAAGAATTAATTAATTCTTTCCCTAATTGTATTTACTTAGGAACTTTTTCAAAAGCATATGCACTTGGTGGTATGAGAGTTGGATATGGAATCGCACAAGAAGATATTATTAAAACATTATATAAACTTCGAGCACCTTTTAATATTACAACTTTAACTCTTGCTGCTGCTATTGAAGCACTTAAAGATGAAGAGTTCGTACAAGATTGTATTGCAAAGAATTTTGAAGAGATGAAAAGATATGAACAGTATGCTAGAGAAAAAGGTTTTGATTATATTGATTCATATACAAATTTTATTACATTAAAATTTGCAAGTCTTTACTCTTCAAAAAAAGTTGCCCAAGAACTACTTGAACGTGGTTTAATTGTAAGAGATTTAACTGGATATGGTATTAATGCTATTAGAATAACTATAGGTTCAAATGATCAAAATACGAAAGTATTTAAATTATTAGATGAAGTACTAGAAAAATTGAAATAG
- the pheA gene encoding prephenate dehydratase — protein sequence MNEEGLDKLRDKLDNIDNKVLKLINERMEIVHQVGIVKAHSGGAIYRPEREKAIIDRLSSLNDGKLNRAGIEALFLEIFALSRNFELPENVAYLGPEGSFTHQAAESRFGSMSSYVSISSIKGIFREVDTKKARFGVVPIENSSNGIVTDTINCLNKYDLKIIAEVVLDIHHTLASTCDKITDIKRIYSKDIAFEQCRKFLTNFGLDEIEHIPIESTTKAAKIAVNEPGSAAICPHVGAKLYNLPILFENIEDKDNNKTRFFIISDFENAQSGNDKTSILVTLSDKQGALVEFLTDFNKVNINLTKIKSHIVEGNSIFFIDFDGHKDDKNVKEILSKYDGNVKILGSYVKEIKDI from the coding sequence ATGAATGAAGAAGGATTAGACAAGTTAAGAGATAAACTTGATAATATTGATAATAAAGTACTAAAACTAATTAATGAGAGAATGGAAATTGTTCATCAAGTAGGAATTGTAAAAGCTCATAGTGGTGGCGCAATTTATAGACCTGAAAGAGAAAAAGCAATAATTGATAGATTATCAAGTCTTAATGATGGCAAATTAAATAGAGCAGGTATTGAAGCACTTTTTCTAGAAATTTTTGCACTTTCTAGAAATTTTGAGTTACCTGAAAATGTTGCTTATTTAGGTCCTGAGGGAAGTTTTACACATCAAGCTGCGGAATCTAGATTTGGTTCAATGAGTTCATATGTTTCTATTAGTTCTATTAAAGGTATTTTTAGAGAAGTTGATACTAAAAAAGCTAGATTTGGTGTTGTACCAATTGAAAATTCTTCAAATGGAATAGTAACTGATACAATAAATTGTTTAAATAAATATGATTTAAAAATTATTGCAGAAGTTGTACTTGATATTCATCATACTCTTGCTTCTACATGTGATAAAATCACAGATATTAAAAGAATTTATTCAAAAGATATTGCTTTTGAACAATGCCGAAAATTCTTAACAAATTTTGGATTAGATGAAATTGAACATATACCAATTGAATCAACAACAAAAGCTGCAAAAATTGCAGTAAATGAACCTGGAAGTGCAGCTATTTGTCCTCATGTTGGTGCAAAATTATATAATCTTCCTATATTATTTGAGAATATTGAAGATAAAGATAATAATAAAACTAGATTCTTTATAATAAGTGATTTTGAAAATGCTCAAAGTGGAAATGATAAAACTTCAATACTTGTTACTCTTTCAGATAAACAAGGAGCATTAGTAGAATTTTTAACTGATTTTAATAAAGTTAATATTAACCTTACAAAAATTAAATCACATATTGTTGAAGGAAATTCTATATTTTTCATAGATTTTGATGGACATAAAGATGATAAAAATGTAAAAGAAATATTATCAAAATATGATGGTAACGTAAAAATCTTAGGTTCTTACGTAAAAGAAATAAAAGATATTTAA
- a CDS encoding triose-phosphate isomerase, producing MAIIASNFKTNHTRKSTKDFINNVNDFLTSNSIISDVYIFPTSTALDTFDTVSNLTIGTQNAYATAKGSYTGEIGTEQLDEFKIQTILIGHSERRHILGESQAEIAKKFAFYSELGYKIIYCIGEPLEVKEQGIEKTLEYVYEQFIGIDINYKNLILAYEPVWAIGTGITAINTDITSVHKALKSKIKKPLLYGGSVKVTNVEEICSLDGVDGALIGTASWNLEDFKQIIKNTKDL from the coding sequence ATGGCAATTATTGCTTCGAATTTTAAAACTAACCATACAAGGAAATCTACTAAAGATTTTATAAATAATGTAAATGATTTTTTAACTTCAAATAGTATTATAAGTGATGTGTATATTTTCCCCACTTCAACTGCTCTTGATACTTTTGATACTGTTTCTAATCTGACTATTGGGACTCAAAATGCCTATGCAACAGCAAAAGGTTCATATACAGGAGAAATAGGAACAGAACAATTAGATGAATTTAAGATCCAAACTATTTTAATAGGTCACAGTGAAAGACGACATATATTAGGTGAATCGCAAGCTGAAATAGCAAAAAAATTCGCTTTTTATAGTGAACTTGGATACAAAATAATTTATTGTATCGGTGAACCTTTAGAAGTTAAAGAACAAGGAATTGAGAAAACTTTAGAATATGTTTATGAGCAATTTATTGGAATTGATATAAATTATAAAAATTTAATATTAGCTTATGAACCTGTATGGGCAATTGGTACTGGTATTACTGCAATTAATACTGATATTACAAGTGTTCATAAAGCTTTGAAATCAAAAATTAAAAAACCACTTTTATATGGTGGTAGCGTTAAAGTTACAAATGTAGAAGAAATTTGCTCCCTTGATGGTGTTGATGGTGCTTTAATTGGGACTGCTTCTTGGAACTTAGAAGATTTTAAACAAATTATTAAAAATACAAAGGATTTATAA
- the lysA gene encoding diaminopimelate decarboxylase — MNINFKELANKYQTPYYVYDFDHITKQYESLKGAFKARKSLIAYAVKANSNLSVIKHLANLGAGADCVSIGEVRRALKVGIVPYKIIFSGVGKIDSEIKEALELDILMINVESAAELNRVEEIAKELNKKARISIRVNPNIDPQTHPYISTGLHENKFGVDIDTAKRMYIQCKNSKNLEPVGIHCHIGSQLTQIDPIKESVKIIADLVRNLSAINIDLSFMDIGGGLGIVYDDEVLIDVNDYAQSVLETMFGLDITVVCEPGRSLVGNAGAFVTKVLYEKVNGNKRFVIVDGAMNDLIRPALYNASHKVEVLNDNKEFTDCNLVGPICESGDFFAKNIELPQTKHNDLVVLYSAGAYCFTMASNYNTRGRVAEIAIENGQDRLIRKRELFEDIIALEEEFIK; from the coding sequence ATGAATATTAATTTTAAAGAATTAGCTAATAAATATCAAACACCATATTATGTGTATGATTTTGATCATATTACAAAACAATATGAATCTTTAAAGGGTGCTTTTAAAGCTAGAAAATCACTTATTGCATATGCAGTTAAAGCAAACTCAAATCTTTCAGTTATTAAACATTTAGCCAATTTAGGCGCTGGAGCTGATTGTGTATCTATTGGTGAAGTTAGACGTGCATTAAAAGTTGGAATTGTTCCTTATAAGATTATCTTTTCAGGTGTTGGAAAAATTGATTCTGAAATTAAAGAAGCATTAGAATTAGATATTTTAATGATAAATGTTGAAAGTGCAGCTGAACTAAATAGAGTTGAAGAAATAGCAAAAGAGTTAAATAAAAAAGCTAGAATTTCAATTAGAGTTAATCCAAATATTGATCCTCAAACACATCCTTATATTTCAACAGGATTACATGAGAATAAATTCGGAGTTGATATTGATACAGCAAAAAGAATGTATATCCAATGTAAAAACTCTAAAAACTTAGAGCCTGTAGGAATTCATTGTCATATTGGTTCTCAATTAACGCAAATAGATCCAATAAAAGAATCTGTAAAAATCATAGCTGATTTAGTAAGAAACTTAAGTGCAATTAATATTGATTTATCATTTATGGATATTGGTGGTGGTTTAGGTATTGTTTATGATGATGAAGTTCTAATTGATGTAAATGATTATGCTCAAAGTGTATTAGAAACTATGTTTGGTTTAGATATTACAGTAGTTTGTGAACCAGGTCGTTCATTAGTAGGAAATGCAGGTGCTTTTGTAACAAAAGTATTATATGAAAAAGTTAATGGGAATAAAAGATTTGTAATTGTTGATGGGGCTATGAATGATTTAATTAGACCAGCACTTTATAATGCGAGTCATAAAGTAGAAGTATTAAATGATAATAAAGAGTTTACAGATTGTAACCTTGTAGGTCCAATTTGTGAAAGTGGAGATTTCTTTGCTAAAAATATTGAGCTTCCTCAAACAAAACATAATGATTTAGTTGTTTTATATTCAGCTGGGGCATATTGTTTTACAATGGCTAGTAATTATAATACAAGAGGAAGAGTTGCTGAAATAGCAATTGAAAATGGGCAAGATAGATTAATTAGAAAAAGAGAACTTTTTGAAGATATAATTGCATTAGAAGAAGAATTCATTAAATAA
- the nadD gene encoding nicotinate (nicotinamide) nucleotide adenylyltransferase: protein MQLAVFGGSFDPVHIAHEAIVNEAVKELDIDKLFVVPTYLNPFKNSFHFKPKIREQLLKKVFFNNQKVEVCDYEIKQNRAVYSIETIKYLKNLYNPSKIYLIIGADNVKNLNKWYKINELKTLVDFVVVSREGFIDSEFAKFKNLKININISSTKLRNKIDLNFIPIQIKEDIIKLQRNKKG, encoded by the coding sequence GTGCAACTTGCAGTATTTGGTGGTAGTTTTGACCCTGTTCACATAGCTCATGAAGCAATAGTAAATGAAGCAGTAAAAGAACTTGATATTGATAAATTATTTGTAGTACCTACATATTTAAACCCTTTTAAAAATAGCTTTCACTTTAAACCAAAAATAAGAGAACAATTATTAAAAAAAGTTTTTTTCAATAATCAAAAGGTAGAAGTTTGTGATTATGAAATAAAACAAAATAGAGCTGTTTATTCAATTGAGACTATCAAGTATCTAAAAAATTTATATAATCCATCAAAAATTTATTTGATTATTGGTGCGGATAATGTAAAAAATTTAAATAAATGGTATAAAATTAATGAACTTAAAACTTTAGTTGATTTTGTAGTTGTCTCAAGAGAAGGTTTTATTGATAGTGAATTTGCTAAGTTTAAAAACTTAAAAATCAATATTAATATTAGTTCTACAAAACTAAGAAATAAAATTGATTTAAACTTTATCCCTATACAAATAAAAGAAGATATAATAAAACTTCAAAGAAACAAAAAAGGTTAA
- a CDS encoding phosphoglycerate kinase translates to MKLQELKNIDIASKRVFIRCDFNVPMDADNNITDDRRIRSALSTIRYCIDNDCSIILASHFGRPKNGFEEGFSLKPIAKRLHTLLKQEIKMAPSIIGEKTIEMAKNLQSGEILLLENMRFEAGETKNDPELSKKLASMADVFVNDAFGVSHRAHASVEGIAQHFDIKSKAAGFLLAKEIKFFHHIVHNPTRPFVSIVGGSKISGKLEALYNLVPKVDKIIIGGGMAFTFLKALGHEVGKSLVEDDLIPEALKIMAEAKKLGVKLYLPVDVIVAEAFNEEAIAKLVTVQEMPSEWMGLDIGNATAQLFSLALRDANTILWNGPMGVYEMDKFAKGSTKISHAVASSFATTVVGGGDTADLVRVTGDEDEMTFISTGGGASLELIEGKVLPGVKALLVEED, encoded by the coding sequence ATGAAATTACAAGAACTTAAAAATATTGATATAGCAAGTAAAAGAGTATTTATTAGATGTGACTTTAATGTACCCATGGATGCTGATAACAATATTACAGATGATAGAAGAATTAGATCAGCATTGAGTACAATTAGATATTGTATAGATAATGATTGTTCAATTATTTTAGCATCACATTTTGGTAGACCAAAAAATGGTTTTGAAGAAGGGTTTTCTTTAAAACCAATTGCGAAAAGATTGCATACTTTATTAAAACAAGAAATAAAAATGGCACCTAGTATTATTGGTGAAAAAACTATTGAAATGGCAAAAAATTTACAATCTGGTGAAATTTTGCTTTTAGAAAATATGAGATTTGAAGCTGGTGAAACTAAAAATGATCCTGAATTAAGTAAAAAATTAGCATCAATGGCAGATGTATTTGTAAATGATGCTTTTGGTGTTTCACATAGAGCCCATGCATCAGTAGAAGGAATTGCACAACATTTTGATATTAAATCAAAAGCAGCTGGATTCTTACTTGCAAAAGAGATTAAATTTTTTCATCATATTGTTCATAATCCAACTCGTCCATTTGTTTCTATTGTTGGTGGATCAAAAATATCTGGTAAACTTGAAGCTTTATACAATTTAGTACCAAAAGTTGATAAAATTATTATTGGTGGAGGAATGGCATTTACTTTCCTTAAAGCCTTAGGTCATGAAGTAGGAAAATCATTAGTTGAAGATGATTTAATTCCTGAAGCCTTAAAAATTATGGCCGAAGCAAAGAAATTAGGTGTAAAACTATATTTACCAGTTGATGTTATTGTAGCAGAAGCATTTAATGAAGAAGCAATTGCTAAGTTAGTAACTGTTCAAGAAATGCCAAGTGAATGGATGGGATTAGATATAGGTAATGCTACAGCACAATTATTCTCTCTTGCTTTAAGGGATGCTAATACAATTTTATGGAATGGTCCAATGGGCGTTTATGAAATGGATAAATTTGCAAAAGGAAGTACTAAAATTTCTCATGCTGTTGCTTCTTCTTTTGCTACAACTGTTGTTGGTGGTGGAGATACTGCTGATTTAGTTAGAGTAACTGGCGATGAAGATGAAATGACATTTATTTCTACTGGGGGTGGAGCTTCTTTAGAATTAATTGAAGGAAAAGTTTTACCAGGTGTAAAAGCGCTTTTAGTTGAGGAAGATTAA
- the dxs gene encoding 1-deoxy-D-xylulose-5-phosphate synthase: protein MNIKDKSLEELEVLAQDIRDRIIDVVSRKGGHFSSTLGAVELTIGMHKVFDAYSDPFIFDVSHQCYPHKLLTERWDEFETVRQFGGLSGFTKPNESDADYFVAGHSSTSISLAVGAAKAIKLKKEDRVPVVMIGDGSLSAGMVYEALNELGDIKLPVVIILNDNEMSIAKPIGAISKHLSKLLAGKTYQGFKGRVDSFIKNNMPEGTTYIAKRMEEAMKLITPGILFEEMGIDYIGPIDGHHIDEVIDTLQLAKDMKKPVIVHARTIKGKGYAIAEGQHERWHGVGPFNVKDGVFIKKASPKAATAVFADALCDLACKHENIVGVTAAMPSGTGINKLMEKFPTRFWDVAIAEQHAVTSMAAMAKEGFKPFITIYSTFLQRGFDQIIHDVCLLDLPVVFAIDRAGIVGNDGETHQGAFDISYLRFIPNMIVFAPRDDKTLIDGLSFAYTLTSPSAIRYPRGAFTPVDFPFTPFELGKAQVLKEGKSSKLFIAYGAAVGRACETAKLHKDDIAIVDLRFVKPLDAECLKDLASKYDEWYVFSDSQKQGGVGSAILEFLNDENISNVKLVSFEYKDDFIDHGDTKVVEESLGLLPFQLVEKIK, encoded by the coding sequence ATGAATATAAAAGATAAATCACTAGAAGAATTAGAAGTTTTAGCTCAAGACATCAGAGATAGAATTATTGATGTTGTATCAAGAAAGGGTGGACATTTTTCTTCTACGTTGGGTGCAGTTGAATTAACTATAGGGATGCATAAGGTTTTTGATGCGTATAGTGATCCTTTTATATTTGATGTTTCTCATCAATGTTATCCACATAAACTATTAACAGAACGTTGGGATGAGTTTGAAACAGTAAGACAATTTGGAGGACTAAGTGGCTTTACAAAACCAAATGAATCTGATGCAGATTATTTTGTAGCAGGACATAGTTCAACTTCAATATCACTTGCTGTTGGAGCTGCTAAGGCAATTAAACTTAAAAAAGAAGATAGAGTCCCTGTTGTAATGATTGGTGATGGTTCTTTGAGTGCGGGAATGGTTTATGAAGCTTTAAATGAATTAGGAGATATAAAACTTCCTGTTGTAATTATTTTAAATGATAATGAAATGTCAATTGCAAAACCAATTGGTGCAATTTCAAAGCATCTTTCTAAACTACTTGCAGGTAAAACATATCAAGGTTTTAAAGGTAGAGTTGATTCTTTTATAAAAAATAATATGCCAGAAGGCACTACTTATATTGCTAAAAGAATGGAAGAAGCTATGAAGCTTATTACTCCAGGTATTTTATTTGAAGAAATGGGTATTGATTATATAGGTCCTATAGATGGTCACCATATTGACGAAGTTATTGATACATTACAACTTGCAAAAGATATGAAAAAACCAGTTATTGTTCATGCAAGAACTATAAAAGGGAAAGGTTATGCAATAGCTGAAGGTCAACATGAACGTTGGCATGGTGTTGGTCCTTTTAATGTAAAAGATGGAGTATTTATTAAAAAAGCCTCTCCTAAAGCTGCTACTGCAGTTTTTGCAGATGCTTTATGTGATCTTGCATGTAAACATGAAAATATTGTAGGTGTTACTGCTGCAATGCCTAGTGGTACAGGTATAAACAAACTTATGGAAAAATTCCCAACAAGATTCTGGGATGTGGCAATTGCAGAACAACACGCGGTTACTTCAATGGCAGCAATGGCAAAAGAAGGTTTTAAACCTTTTATTACTATTTATTCAACTTTTCTTCAACGTGGTTTTGATCAGATAATTCATGATGTTTGTCTTTTAGATTTGCCAGTTGTATTTGCAATTGATAGAGCAGGGATTGTAGGAAATGATGGAGAAACTCATCAAGGTGCTTTTGATATTTCATATTTAAGATTTATTCCTAATATGATTGTTTTCGCTCCAAGAGATGACAAAACTTTAATAGATGGTTTATCATTTGCTTATACATTAACAAGTCCAAGTGCTATTAGATATCCAAGAGGTGCTTTTACTCCTGTTGATTTTCCTTTTACCCCATTTGAATTAGGAAAAGCTCAAGTATTAAAAGAGGGGAAATCTTCAAAACTATTTATTGCTTATGGTGCAGCTGTTGGAAGAGCATGTGAAACTGCAAAACTTCATAAAGATGATATTGCGATTGTAGATTTAAGATTTGTAAAACCGTTAGATGCTGAGTGTTTAAAAGATTTAGCTTCAAAATATGATGAATGGTATGTATTCTCTGATTCACAAAAACAAGGTGGAGTAGGAAGTGCAATTTTAGAGTTTTTAAATGATGAAAATATCTCTAATGTAAAGCTTGTATCTTTTGAATATAAAGATGATTTTATAGATCATGGAGATACTAAAGTTGTTGAAGAAAGCTTAGGTCTCTTGCCTTTTCAATTAGTAGAAAAAATAAAATAA